A window of the Pecten maximus chromosome 19, xPecMax1.1, whole genome shotgun sequence genome harbors these coding sequences:
- the LOC117318206 gene encoding medium-chain acyl-CoA ligase ACSF2, mitochondrial-like, with protein sequence MSTLSYWNEPSTLIYDNTSIVDRARTRTEVYPDVIPFIERSMSGSRRSLTNQEFLQKVEKIARYLVSVGVRKGDMIGIFGPNSLEWIIGEFAIFFAGAVSVHININKRDASDAVEVIDICKCRFLLIDPADNSGALELISEFKQRTDNNQIFLLRKSENCPFHDLESELSAPERKFELPKVDAEDDAVIFTTSGSTGNPKLVLHTHSAVVCNIPTDKENPTHAMLGGPSMFKMFNDRTFSWMGGSPIVSFVYGNQFIFTSSKTHPTKEHAKQIWEMMKEENCMGGCFLPYLLQNMIDTHAIPEDDDFRLQMLFSGGQIIDDTFMKEVWRYCGTLYIGYGFTESFSSVAALILPEGQPYYKGNVGKISKGVELRIVDDSENIVELESQGEIQIRQNSLMKGYFANDELTKATFTPSGWFKTGDIGYLREEGALFITGRKKDIISRGTRKIMPAGIEDKVKDMPGIKQVVVVGVPDDLLLEEICVCFSSVEGKDVTPAAVEEFCKNVYLKEETADGMGEMPKYFQRFESFPLLHNGKMNKVQLKLNAAQNLKLGN encoded by the coding sequence ATGTCGACTTTGAGTTACTGGAATGAGCCTAGCACTCTGATATATGACAACACCAGCATTGTCGATCGCGCGAGAACGAGAACTGAAGTTTACCCGGATGTTATTCCTTTCATCGAAAGATCAATGTCTGGTTCTAGGAGATCCCTGACGAACCAGGAGTTTCTGCAAAAAGTTGAGAAAATAGCTAGATACCTAGTGTCTGTAGGGGTTCGTAAAGGCGACATGATTGGCATATTTGGGCCAAACTCACTGGAGTGGATTATCGGGGAATTCGCTATCTTTTTCGCCGGGGCGGTTTCAgttcatataaatataaacaaacgaGACGCAAGTGATGCAGTTGAAGTCATCGACATCTGTAAATGTAGATTTTTACTGATAGACCCGGCCGACAACAGTGGTGCACTGGAGCTAATATCAGAGTTCAAACAGCGAACCGACAATAATCAAATATTCCTTCTCAGAAAAAGTGAGAATTGTCCATTCCACGACTTAGAATCGGAGCTTAGTGCTCCGGAAAGAAAATTCGAGTTACCAAAGGTCGACGCTGAGGACGATGCCGTGATTTTTACAACCTCAGGCAGCACAGGAAATCCAAAACTGGTCCTTCACACTCATTCTGCGGTTGTTTGCAATATTCCGACCGATAAAGAAAACCCGACGCATGCTATGTTGGGGGGTCCTTCGATGTTCAAAATGTTTAATGACCGTACTTTCAGCTGGATGGGAGGGTCACCAATCGTGAGCTTCGTGTATGGTAatcagtttatatttacttcCTCGAAGACACATCCGACAAAGGAACATGCAAAACAAATATGGGAGATGATGAAGGAGGAAAACTGTATGGGTGGATGTTTTCTACCTTATTTACTTCAGAATATGATTGACACACATGCCATACCAGAAGATGATGATTTCAGACTACAAATGCTGTTTTCTGGGGGTCAAATTATTGACGACACATTCATGAAGGAGGTGTGGCGATACTGCGGGACCCTTTATATCGGGTATGGGTTCACTGAATCGTTTAGTAGTGTGGCTGCACTAATCCTACCTGAAGGTCAGCCGTATTACAAAGGGAATGTTGGGAAAATTTCAAAGGGTGTGGAGTTGAGAATTGTAGATGATTCAGAAAACATCGTTGAGCTGGAAAGTCAAGGCGAAATCCAAATACGTCAAAACTCACTGATGAAGGGATATTTTGCAAACGATGAACTTACAAAAGCAACATTCACACCATCGGGTTGGTTTAAAACCGGCGACATCGGCTATCTTAGAGAGGAAGGGGCTCTCTTTATTACAGGGAGGAAGAAAGACATCATCTCTCGAGGAACAAGGAAAATCATGCCTGCAGGTATAGAAGACAAAGTAAAGGACATGCCCGGCATCAAACAAGTGGTTGTAGTCGGGGTACCGGACGATCTGCTGCTGGAAGAAATATGCGTTTGCTTCAGTTCCGTCGAGGGGAAGGACGTCACCCCGGCTGCTGTTGAGGAGTTTTGTAAAAATGTCTACCTGAAAGAAGAAACTGCGGACGGGATGGGGGAAATGCCGAAGTATTTCCAGCGTTTTGAATCGTTTCCATTACTCCACAATGGCAAGATGAACAAAGTGCAGTTGAAACTTAATGCAGCACAAAATCTTAAGCTAGGAAATTAA
- the LOC117318209 gene encoding LOW QUALITY PROTEIN: medium-chain acyl-CoA ligase ACSF2, mitochondrial-like (The sequence of the model RefSeq protein was modified relative to this genomic sequence to represent the inferred CDS: deleted 1 base in 1 codon) has product MSGSRRSLTNQEFLQKVEKIAKYLVSVGVRKGDMIAIFGPNSLEWIIGEFAIFFAGAVSVHININKRDASDAVEVIDICKCRFLLIDPADNSGALELISEFKQRTDNNQIFLLRKSENCPFHDLESELSASERKSELPKVDAEDDAVIFTTSGSTGNPKLVLHTHSAVVCNIPTDKESPTYAMLGGPSMFKTFNDRTFSWMGGSPIVSFVYGNQFIFTSSKTLPTKEHAKQIWEMMKEENCMGGWFLPYLLQNMIDTHAIPEDDDFRLQMLFSGGQIIDDTSMKEVWRYCGTLFIGYGFTESFSSVAALILTEGQPYYKGVELRIVDDSENIVELESLGEIQIRQNSLMKGYFANDELTKATFTPSGWFKTGDIGYLREEGALVITGRKKDIISRGTRKIMPAGIEDKVKDMPGIKHVVVVGVPDDLLLEEICVCFSSVEGKDVTPAAVEEFCKNVYLKEETADGMGEMPKYFQRFESFPLLHNGKMNKVQLKLNAAQNLKLGN; this is encoded by the exons ATGTCTGGTTCTAGGAGATCCCTGACGAACCAGGAGTTTCTGCAGAAGGTTGAGAAAATAGCTAAATACCTAGTGTCTGTGGGGGTTCGTAAAGGCGATATGATTGCCATATTTGGGCCAAACTCACTGGAGTGGATTATCGGGGAATTCGCGATCTTTTTCGCCGGGGCGGTTTCAgttcatataaatataaacaaacgaGACGCAAGTGATGCAGTTGAAGTCATCGACATCTGTAAATGTAGATTTTTACTAATAGACCCGGCCGACAACAGTGGTGCACTGGAGCTAATATCAGAGTTCAAACAGCGAACCGACAATAATCAAATATTCCTTCTCAGAAAAAGTGAGAATTGTCCATTCCACGACTTAGAATCGGAGCTTAGTGCTTCAGAAAGAAAATCCGAGTTACCAAAGGTTGACGCTGAGGACGATGCCGTTATTTTTACAACCTCAGGCAGTACAGGAAATCCAAAACTGGTCCTTCACACTCATTCTGCGGTTGTTTGCAATATTCCGACCGATAAAGAAAGCCCGACGTATGCTATGTTGGGGGGTCCTTCGATGTTCAAAACCTTTAATGACCGTACTTTCAGCTGGATGGGAGGGTCACCAATCGTGAGCTTCGTGTATGGTAatcagtttatatttacttcCTCGAAGACACTTCCGACAAAGGAACATGCAAAACAAATATGGGAGATGATGAAGGAGGAAAATTGTATGGGTGGATGGTTTCTACCTTATTTACTTCAGAATATGATTGACACACATGCCATACCAGAAGATGATGATTTCAGACTACAAATGCTGTTTTCTGGGGGTCAAATTATTGACGACACATCCATGAAGGAGGTATGGCGATACTGCGGGACCCTTTTTATCGGGTATGGGTTCACTGAATCGTTTAGTAGTGTGGCTGCACTAATCCTAACTGAAGGTCAGCCGTATTACAAA GGTGTGGAGTTGAGAATTGTAGATGATTCAGAAAACATCGTTGAGCTGGAAAGTCTAGGCGAAATCCAAATACGTCAAAACTCACTGATGAAGGGATATTTTGCAAACGATGAACTTACAAAAGCAACATTCACACCATCGGGGTGGTTTAAAACCGGCGACATCGGCTATCTTAGAGAGGAAGGGGCTCTCGTTATTACAGGGAGGAAGAAAGACATCATCTCTCGAGGAACAAGGAAAATCATGCCTGCAGGTATAGAAGACAAAGTCAAGGACATGCCTGGCATTAAACACGTGGTTGTAGTCGGGGTACCGGACGATCTGCTGCTGGAAGAAATCTGCGTATGCTTCAGTTCCGTCGAGGGGAAGGACGTCACCCCGGCTGCTGTTGAGGAGTTTTGTAAAAATGTCTACCTGAAAGAAGAAACTGCGGACGGGATGGGGGAAATGCCGAAGTATTTCCAGCGTTTTGAATCGTTTCCATTACTCCACAATGGCAAGATGAACAAGGTGCAGTTGAAACTTAATGCAGCGCAAAATCTTAAGCTAGGAAATTAA